In Malus sylvestris chromosome 16, drMalSylv7.2, whole genome shotgun sequence, the following are encoded in one genomic region:
- the LOC126608593 gene encoding aspartyl protease family protein 2, whose translation MASVSLSPLFLSFFFFFFSSSSFNNFCNSQQSTTAHDYLQLPLLHKQPFSPSQTLSHDTHRLSLLHSRRRRRRDITLPVVSGASSGSGQYFVDLRIGTPPQRLLLVTDTGSDLVWLTCSACTDCSNREPGSAFLARHSSTFSPYHCYDSACKLIPPPDPNPCNHTRLHSPCRYEYSYSDGSLTAGFFSKETTTLNTSSGTRTQLPNLSFGCAFRVEGPSITGPSFNGAQGVMGLGRGPISFSSQLGRRFANKFSYCLMDYTLSPSPTSYLRIGGGSPSRVVSNAKFSFTPLQVNDFAPTFYYIGIKSVSVHGAKLPIRPSVWALDESGNGGIVIDSGTTLSFLPEPAYRVILAAFKRNIRLARPANPTSGFDLCVNVSGASRPRLPRMSFKLAGNSVFAPPPSSYFIDTADRIKCLAIQPVESGSGFGVIGNLMQQGFLFEFDRDRSRLGFSRHGCALP comes from the coding sequence ATGGCGTCTGTGTCACTCTCTCCACTctttctctccttcttcttcttcttcttctcctcctcctccttcaacAACTTTTGCAACTCCCAACAATCCACCACCGCCCACGACTACCTCCAGCTCCCCCTCCTCCACAAACAGCCCTTCTCCCCGTCCCAAACCCTTTCTCACGACACCCACCGCCTCTCCCTCCTCCACtcccgccgccgccgccgccgcgaCATCACCTTACCCGTCGTATCCGGCGCCTCCTCCGGTTCCGGACAGTACTTCGTCGATCTCCGCATTGGCACCCCTCCACAGCGCCTCCTTCTCGTCACCGATACCGGCAGCGATCTCGTATGGCTCACCTGCTCCGCCTGCACAGACTGCTCCAACCGGGAACCCGGTTCAGCTTTCCTCGCCCGCCACTCCTCTACATTCTCGCCCTACCACTGCTACGACTCTGCCTGCAAGCTTATCCCCCCACCCGACCCGAACCCATGTAACCACACCCGACTCCACAGCCCGTGTCGCTACGAGTACTCCTACTCCGACGGGTCACTAACCGCCGGGTTCTTCTCCAAAGAAACGACGACATTGAACACCAGCTCCGGGACACGCACGCAGCTCCCGAACTTATCCTTCGGGTGCGCATTTCGGGTCGAAGGTCCGAGTATCACGGGTCCGAGTTTCAATGGGGCCCAAGGAGTCATGGGTCTGGGAAGAGGGCCCATCTCGTTTTCCTCGCAACTGGGTCGCCGGTTTGCGAACAAATTCTCATACTGTCTCATGGACTACACTCTCTCGCCGTCGCCGACGAGTTACCTCAGAATCGGCGGCGGCTCTCCGAGCCGCGTCGTTTCGAATGCGAAATTCAGCTTCACCCCGTTGCAAGTGAACGATTTCGCTCCCACATTTTACTACATTGGGATTAAGTCCGTCTCCGTCCACGGCGCTAAATTACCGATTCGCCCCTCCGTCTGGGCTCTCGACGAGTCCGGTAACGGCGGCATCGTCATCGACTCGGGAACCACGCTGTCGTTTTTACCCGAGCCGGCTTACCGTGTAATTTTAGCGGCGTTTAAGCGGAATATTCGACTGGCGAGGCCAGCTAATCCGACATCCGGCTTCGATCTTTGCGTAAACGTGTCAGGGGCGTCGAGGCCAAGGCTGCCCAGGATGAGTTTTAAACTCGCTGGGAACTCGGTGTTTGCGCCGCCGCCGAGTAGCTACTTCATTGACACAGCGGACCGGATAAAGTGCTTGGCGATCCAACCCGTGGAATCTGGGTCGGGTTTCGGAGTGATAGGGAATCTAATGCAACAAGGGTTCTTGTTCGAGTTCGACAGGGACAGGTCGCGGCTGGGGTTTTCGCGCCATGGCTGCGCGCTACCGTGA